CTGTTGTTGAAGGGGTTTACTGTACGGTACCGACATCTTATGATGTTACTTTAGGTGAGATTGCAGATCTCTTACATTCTTTTAAAGAATCACGCAATTCACTTTTTGTACCCAATCTCAAAGAAGGCTTTGAGAAAAAACTGTATAGTACATATCTCTCATTTTTACCTAAGGATGAATTTAACTATTTTCTCGATATGAAATGTGATGATCGTGGTTCATTTACTGAATTTCTAAAATCACCAGATCGGGGACAGGTAAGCATTAACATTTCTAAGCCTGGAATCACAAAAGGAAATCACTGGCATCACAGTAAAAATGAAAAATTCCTCGTTGTTTCGGGTCAAGGTTGTATCCAATTTAGAGATATCTTTGAAACAGAAATTATTGAATATCATGTAACTGGAGAAAAACTCGAGGTAATCGATATTCCAACCGGTTATACACATAATATTATTAACACGGGTGACACTGATTTAATCACGGTTATGTGGGTAAATGAACCATTTGATCCTGATACGCCCGATACACACTATTTGGAGGTTTAGATGAAAAAGCTAAAAGTTATGACTGTCGTGGGAACACGTCCTGAAATTATTCGTTTATCTGCTGTGATTAATCGCTTAGAATCAAGTGATGCAATTGAACATGTACTTGTGCATACAGGACAAAACTACGATTACGAATTAAATGAAGTGTTTTTTAATGATTTTAAACTTAGAAAACCAGATTACTTTTTGGAAACCGCTACAGGAAAACCTGTTGGTACGATTGGTAATATCCTTATCAATATTGAACCTGTTTTAGAAGAAGTAAATCCTGATGCTTTCTTAGTACTTGGGGATACTAACAGTTGTCTTTGTGCAATTGCTGCAAAGCGCAAACATATTCCAATTTTCCACATGGAAGCTGGGAACCGTTGTTTTGACCAACGTGTTCCGGAAGAAACAAACCGTAAAATTGTCGATCATATTTCAGATATCAACTTAACTTACAGTGACATTGCACGTGAATACTTATTACGAGAAGGTCTTTCCGCAGATCGTGTTATTAAAACTGGAAGCCCTATGTATGAAGTAATCCAATCCCGTCAGGAAGATATCGCTGCAAGTACAATTCTCGAATCTCTTGAACTTATAAAAGGCGAGTATTTTGTAGTTTCAGCACACCGAGATGAAAATATTAACTCAGAAAGAAATTTCTTGAATCTTGTAGATAGTTTAAATGCTATCGCAGAAAAATATCAAATGCCAATTATCGTAAGTACACATCCACGTACAAAAAACATGATTGATGCGAAAGGTGTATCTTTTAACCCGCTTGTAAAAATTATGAAACCAATGGGATTTAATGATTACGTAAAACTTCAAGTAGATTCTAAAGCTACTCTGAGTGATAGTGGAACGATTAGTGAAGAATCATCGATTCTTAAATTTAAAGCACTTAATCTACGTGAAGCTCATGAACGCCCAGAAGCTATGGAAGAAGCCTCCGTTATGATGGTAGGACTTGAAAAAGAACGTATTTTACAAGGGCTAGAAGTATTGGAAGAACAAGAACCGGAAACATTACGCTATGTCTCTGATTACAGCATGCCTAATGTATCTGAAAAAATATTACGTATTATTATTTCTTATGTTGACTACATAAATCGCAATGTTTGGAGTAAATAATGAAGGTTCTATTTGTTAATTCGGTTTGTGACTACGGAAGTACGGGTAAAATTGTACGTGATCTCGCAAACGGACTAAAAAAAGAAGGCCACGAAGTTTTAATATGTTACGGTCGTCATCAGGCAAAAGAAGATACGGATACGTTCTATATTGGTGATAAGCTTACGACATACAGTCATGTTTTCATGACGCGTGTCTTTAACCGACATGGACTGCATTCAAATCGTGCAACTCAAAAACTAATTGAAAAAATTGAAACCTTTAATCCGGATGTGATTCATTTGCATAATTTACACGGATACTACTTAAATGTTGAAATGCTGTTTGAGGCATTAAAAACATTTAAGGGAAAAATCTATTGGACCTTTCATGACTGTTGGCCAATCAGTGGTAGCAGTGCTTATTTTGATTATCACGGTTGTAAAACATGGGATGAAGGTTGTGTTGAATGCAATTCGACACGTGATTACCCTGAAGCATTAGTATTCAAACGTCAAAAGAAAAATTTTCTATGGAAGAAAAAGGCATTCAGTGGGCTTGATAATTTAACCCTAGTTACGCCATCTTATTGGCTTAAAGAGTTACTTGCAAAAAGTTTTTTAGCTCAGTACCCGTGTGAAGTAATCCATAACGGCATTAACACCAATCTCTTTAAGCCTACATATGATGCAGAATTAACAAAAAAATATGAGAATAAACTCGTTTTACTTGGTGTTGCAAGCATTTGGGAGCAGCGCAAAGGCTTAAACGATTTCATTAAGTTAAGTACCATGATTTCTGATAATTATAAAATCGTACTGATTGGTTTGACTGAAGAGCAAAAGAAATCTTTACCCACTGCAATTGATGGTGTATTACGAACGGACAGTGCAGAGCAACTTGCAGCGTATTACACACTCTCGCACCGTTTTATCAATCCAACCTATGAGGATAACTATCCTACAACAAATATCGAAGCACTCTGCTGTCATACACCTGTGATTGCATATGATACAGGTGGTAATAAAGAAGTTTCGATTAAGCCGTTTATGACAATTGTTCCCCAAGGAGATTTGGAAGCAATTGTACATGAGCTCAATTCAAATAAAAATATATCTTTTGATCACTTTGATAGTCAGTCACACGATTCCCATACATTTGTGTCAAACACTCTTAAGTTGTATCAACGGTAATTGAAAACCCTCCGTTCAAATGTTACAATATGTAAGCAAAATTGAACGGAGGGTTTTATGTTTTCGAAATTTTATATTCTCAGAACGTTACTTGAGCAAGAAATTTCATCACAGCGTGAATTAAGTAAACACACAAATTTTTCCCTAGGGAAAGTCAATTCACTCTTGAATGATTGCATCAATCAAGGATATGTAAATAATTTCAAAATTACAAAAGAAGGACTTAGGTTTCTTAAAGAATACGAGGTCGATAACGCAATTATTATGGCTGCAGGGTTTGGATCAAGGTTTGTACCTTATACCTATGAAACACCTAAAGGTCTTATGGAAGTTCACGGTGAGCGCATGGTCGAGCGTCTCATCAAACAACTTCAAGAAGTAGGCATTAAAGAAATATATGTCGTAGTCGGTTATCTCAAAGAGAAATTTGAATATCTCGTAACAAAATACGGGGTCAAATTGATTCATAATCCCGATTATAATCGATACAACAACATTTCTACGATTTATCATGCACAAGATGTTATGAAAAACACTTTAATAATGCCATCAGATATCTATATAATGGAAAATATGTTCCATAAATATGAATTTAAATCTTGGTACGCTACAACGTTTTTTGAAGGTGAAACGGATGAATGGACTGCAAAAACAGCACCAAGCGGCCTTATTACCGAGATGGAAATTGGCGGCAAGGATGTACTTGGCCTTTATGGACCCACATTTTTTGACGCCGAAACATCCCAAAAAATAATTAAAGCAGTTAATCAGGATATTAAGATTGCTGGAAAAGAGCAGTATTACTGGGAGAACTGCTGGCTCGATCGAATCAATCAAATTCAAATTTATTCAAACGAGGTCGAACCAGAGTCAATCTTCGAGTTCGAATCAATTGAAGAGTTACGTGTTTTTGATACGACATATATTACCGAGACAAAAAATGAAATGATTTCAATTATTTGTAATGTCTTCGGAGTTACATCAAATGAGATAACCGGAATTGAGTCCATGAAAAAAGGGATGACAAATGATTCCTTTATCTTTAGAGTCAATAACAAGTCTTATGTTTTTCGGGCTCCTGGAAAAGGAACTGAACAACTGATAAACCGACGCGAAGAGGCGAAAGTGTACCAGGCAATTAATCACTTAAAGTTATCGGATAAGCTTTATTATATCAACCCAGAAAACGGTTATAAAATTTCACGTTATTATGATAATTGTGAGTCGATTACCCAAGATGATATACCGCAAGCTTTTAGTATCTTACGAATGTTGCACTCAAGCGATATCTCAGTGAGTCATTCCTTTAATTTAGAAGAACGCATTGCATATTATATGACTTTATGTAAAGATTCTAATGCGATTTTATTCGATGATATCAATGAGGTATCAAGACTCGTTGATGAAGAAATATCCTATCTTAATACACTTGAGCGTCCGAAAGTTTTATGTCATATTGATCCAGTGGAATCGAATTTCGTGAAATTATATGATGGTTCTTTACGACTTTTAGATTGGGAGTATGCAGCCATGGGCGATCCAATATTAGATATCGCGATGCACGCAATTTACTCAGGACATCAAGATGATCAAATCTTAAAATTACTTGAAATCTATCTTGAACGAAAACCTACAAAACAGGAGTCTAAAATCTTATTTATGTATGTTAGTTTATCAGGATATCTCTGGGCTTTATGGGCTCAATTTAAACAAGCCAGCGGGGAATCGTTTGGAAGTTATGCATTGGATCAATACCACTATGCACATAAATATGCACGCTTAGCGTTGTCTATGGAGGACTAAATGAACAAATTACAGCAAGAAGAGTTGAATGTTCTCGTCGAATTCGATCGCATTTGTCGAAAACATGATATTATCTATTCACTCTCATCGGGAACTTTATTAGGATCAATCCGTCATCATGGCTTTATTCCTTGGGATGATGATATTGATGTCAATATGTCTCGCAGTGAATTTAATCGATTCGAAAAAATTGTACTGGAGGAACTGGATAAAGATTTCTTCTATCAATCCTTTGATACTGAAAAAGATCACTATCATGCCTTCAGCAAAATTCGAAGTAATAAGGTTGAGCTTGTTGAAAAATCAACTGAGTACCTTAATATAAATCATGGAGTTTGGATTGATATATTTCCTTATGATAACATTCCTGATGATATAACACTTCGTGATGAACAAAAGAAAAAAGTAGGTTTTTACAATAAACTTATTTCTCTATTTGTGTATACATTCGTTACCGATGAAGACAAAGGTAAGAAACGTATCATCAAAAATATTTTTTATCATCTAAATCGAATCTTTTATCGTGTAAATTTCTTGCTTCCAAGTCTCTATAAAAAACGTCAATATTGGATTGAAAAATATAATAATGAAAAAACAGAGTATGCGAATATGCTAGTGTTCAATTATAACGACGCCATCTACAAATCAACATTTATCCGTAATGAAGTTTTAGATTCTGTTACTTCAGGTGTATTTGAAGGCCATGAATTCTTAATTCCAACAGCTTATGATGAAATTCTGACTTCAAACTATGGAGACTATATGCAATTACCTCCAGAATCAGAACGTGTTTCCAATCATGAGGTTGTTTTGAGAGATCATCGCAATGCGTAATAAGGGAACGATTACCGGTTTATTTTCAGGTCTTTTTTGGGGACTTGATACGGTTATGATTGGTGTTGTATTGGCATCCACGATGTTCTTAGCTTTTGGATCCAATGCACCGCTAATCTCAACATTTATCCATGATGGCGCGTCCTTCCTATTTTTACTAATCCTCATTGTGATTCAAAAACAGGGGAACGATCTGATACGTGTTCTATTTTCGAAGTCGGGTATGATTATCGCAATCGCAGCACTTTTAGGTGGCCCAATCGGCATGGGTGCTTATATCTTATCCATAAACCATCTTGGACCTGCAATTTCCGCAAGCATTTCTGCGATTTATCCACTATTTGGATCTGTATTAAGCTTTATAATATTAAAAGAAAAGCCTAATAAACGAACTCTTTTAGGCCTTCTTATTGCGATATCCGCGATTGTCTTGATGGGATTTACAGGTAGTTCAGGGGTAATAAACTTACAAGCGGGTTTATTCTTTATATCTATATGCATTATTGGGTGGGGAAGTGAAGCCGTAATTATCAGTACTGCACTTAAACAAGATGTACCATCTCATATTGCACTTGCGATTCGTCAACTCGTTTCATTTCTTACATATGGACTGATCATAATGCCACTAGTTGGCTATTCTCAACTTCAGTTTTTAGTTGTGAAACACCCTATATTCTTAATGATTCTTATCAGTGGAATCATCGGTTCCATTTCGTATTCATTTTACTATAAATCCATATCTCTTATTGGTCCAAGTAAAGCCATGGGACTTAATATCAGTTATCCAGCATGGGCATTTCTGTTCCAGTTTATGGTCGATCATACATTTAACTATAAAAACTTTATTCTCGTTATTTTTATCATGATTGGATCGATACTTTCTTCCGAAAACCCACGTGAATTAATAGAACTTTTCAGACGTAAAAAATAATAATTATTGCTAAGAAAACAACACAAAAAAGTGTTGTTTTTTCTTTTGTTCAATTTCTTGATATCATTGTCTTTCTTGAACATAAATGATAAAATTATTAAAAGGAGAATTTCATGAATATCTATCAATTTAAAATTTTGCGTGAGTGTTTAAATGACGCTACACACGCTCTAGCAATAGACAATGAAGCAATGAAATCATCATACCAAGCTCTCATAAATATGGACTATCTCGATCAAATGGGGAAAATAACATCAAAAGGTTTAGAGGCTATGGAAGCTTACCGAGTCGATAATGCGATCATTATGGCTGCAGGAATGTCTTCTCGTTTTGCGCCGCTTTCCTACGAACGTCCTAAAGGGCTTTTGAATGTTCGTGGCGAAGTTCTAATTGAACGACAAATCCGTCAATTACATGAGCGAGGTATTACCGATATCACAATCGTTTTAGGATACATGAAAGAACAGTTTTACTACTTAGAAGACAAGTACAACGTTAAAATTGTAGTCAATGATGATTACTATCGTTACAATAATACTTCGACACTGATGCTTGTGCTGGATCAATTAAAAAATACATATATCTGCTCATCCGATAACTACTTCGTAGAGAATGTATTTAATCCGTACGAATATAAAACTACTTATCCAGTACAAGTACATACGACACATGAAAGCGGAGAATATTATGCGGATTTTACGGATGAAGGGCTAATTACTCAAATCGGCATCGGGTCAGGCACTTA
This genomic stretch from Erysipelothrix rhusiopathiae harbors:
- the wecB gene encoding non-hydrolyzing UDP-N-acetylglucosamine 2-epimerase; translation: MKKLKVMTVVGTRPEIIRLSAVINRLESSDAIEHVLVHTGQNYDYELNEVFFNDFKLRKPDYFLETATGKPVGTIGNILINIEPVLEEVNPDAFLVLGDTNSCLCAIAAKRKHIPIFHMEAGNRCFDQRVPEETNRKIVDHISDINLTYSDIAREYLLREGLSADRVIKTGSPMYEVIQSRQEDIAASTILESLELIKGEYFVVSAHRDENINSERNFLNLVDSLNAIAEKYQMPIIVSTHPRTKNMIDAKGVSFNPLVKIMKPMGFNDYVKLQVDSKATLSDSGTISEESSILKFKALNLREAHERPEAMEEASVMMVGLEKERILQGLEVLEEQEPETLRYVSDYSMPNVSEKILRIIISYVDYINRNVWSK
- a CDS encoding glycosyltransferase, translated to MKVLFVNSVCDYGSTGKIVRDLANGLKKEGHEVLICYGRHQAKEDTDTFYIGDKLTTYSHVFMTRVFNRHGLHSNRATQKLIEKIETFNPDVIHLHNLHGYYLNVEMLFEALKTFKGKIYWTFHDCWPISGSSAYFDYHGCKTWDEGCVECNSTRDYPEALVFKRQKKNFLWKKKAFSGLDNLTLVTPSYWLKELLAKSFLAQYPCEVIHNGINTNLFKPTYDAELTKKYENKLVLLGVASIWEQRKGLNDFIKLSTMISDNYKIVLIGLTEEQKKSLPTAIDGVLRTDSAEQLAAYYTLSHRFINPTYEDNYPTTNIEALCCHTPVIAYDTGGNKEVSIKPFMTIVPQGDLEAIVHELNSNKNISFDHFDSQSHDSHTFVSNTLKLYQR
- a CDS encoding NTP transferase domain-containing protein, with amino-acid sequence MFSKFYILRTLLEQEISSQRELSKHTNFSLGKVNSLLNDCINQGYVNNFKITKEGLRFLKEYEVDNAIIMAAGFGSRFVPYTYETPKGLMEVHGERMVERLIKQLQEVGIKEIYVVVGYLKEKFEYLVTKYGVKLIHNPDYNRYNNISTIYHAQDVMKNTLIMPSDIYIMENMFHKYEFKSWYATTFFEGETDEWTAKTAPSGLITEMEIGGKDVLGLYGPTFFDAETSQKIIKAVNQDIKIAGKEQYYWENCWLDRINQIQIYSNEVEPESIFEFESIEELRVFDTTYITETKNEMISIICNVFGVTSNEITGIESMKKGMTNDSFIFRVNNKSYVFRAPGKGTEQLINRREEAKVYQAINHLKLSDKLYYINPENGYKISRYYDNCESITQDDIPQAFSILRMLHSSDISVSHSFNLEERIAYYMTLCKDSNAILFDDINEVSRLVDEEISYLNTLERPKVLCHIDPVESNFVKLYDGSLRLLDWEYAAMGDPILDIAMHAIYSGHQDDQILKLLEIYLERKPTKQESKILFMYVSLSGYLWALWAQFKQASGESFGSYALDQYHYAHKYARLALSMED
- a CDS encoding LicD family protein, which translates into the protein MNKLQQEELNVLVEFDRICRKHDIIYSLSSGTLLGSIRHHGFIPWDDDIDVNMSRSEFNRFEKIVLEELDKDFFYQSFDTEKDHYHAFSKIRSNKVELVEKSTEYLNINHGVWIDIFPYDNIPDDITLRDEQKKKVGFYNKLISLFVYTFVTDEDKGKKRIIKNIFYHLNRIFYRVNFLLPSLYKKRQYWIEKYNNEKTEYANMLVFNYNDAIYKSTFIRNEVLDSVTSGVFEGHEFLIPTAYDEILTSNYGDYMQLPPESERVSNHEVVLRDHRNA
- a CDS encoding DMT family transporter encodes the protein MRNKGTITGLFSGLFWGLDTVMIGVVLASTMFLAFGSNAPLISTFIHDGASFLFLLILIVIQKQGNDLIRVLFSKSGMIIAIAALLGGPIGMGAYILSINHLGPAISASISAIYPLFGSVLSFIILKEKPNKRTLLGLLIAISAIVLMGFTGSSGVINLQAGLFFISICIIGWGSEAVIISTALKQDVPSHIALAIRQLVSFLTYGLIIMPLVGYSQLQFLVVKHPIFLMILISGIIGSISYSFYYKSISLIGPSKAMGLNISYPAWAFLFQFMVDHTFNYKNFILVIFIMIGSILSSENPRELIELFRRKK